Proteins encoded in a region of the Pirellulaceae bacterium genome:
- a CDS encoding ACT domain-containing protein: MTSLVMTILGEDRPGVVESVAEIVNEHGANWLESRMAHLAGQFAGIVHVEVNPGKVDALIEALRSLDQQGLTVIVQAEAAQETHDSFAPLQLEVVGSDQPGIVREVSRVLAGRNVNVEEFQTECVSAPMSGEKLFRATAQLRLPTDLTVLQLQQELEEIASDLMVDIRLKSD; this comes from the coding sequence ATGACGTCTTTGGTGATGACAATTCTTGGTGAAGATCGACCTGGAGTTGTTGAATCCGTTGCAGAAATTGTCAACGAACATGGTGCGAATTGGCTGGAAAGTCGAATGGCTCATTTGGCAGGGCAATTCGCAGGGATTGTTCATGTCGAGGTGAACCCCGGAAAAGTGGACGCGTTGATTGAGGCGTTACGTTCACTGGATCAGCAGGGATTGACCGTCATCGTGCAAGCGGAAGCGGCTCAGGAAACGCACGATTCATTTGCGCCACTGCAACTGGAGGTCGTCGGAAGCGACCAGCCAGGGATTGTACGCGAAGTGAGTCGTGTTTTAGCAGGTCGAAATGTCAATGTGGAAGAGTTTCAGACGGAATGTGTCAGCGCTCCCATGTCGGGAGAAAAGCTTTTCCGCGCTACGGCCCAATTGCGACTTCCCACCGACTTGACCGTGTTACAGCTCCAGCAAGAATTGGAAGAAATTGCGAGTGATCTCATGGTGGACATTCGACTGAAGTCGGACTGA